From Anopheles darlingi chromosome 2, idAnoDarlMG_H_01, whole genome shotgun sequence, the proteins below share one genomic window:
- the LOC125950644 gene encoding insulin-like growth factor-binding protein complex acid labile subunit, which produces MILQNGTRQMVIISLFLLINTLYDATAALEQPFALLDCPPECLCERIQDPPVELTSNEQNIPEVGSDEEGVNMAVHALCMVGQGSAFVKIEDLLSLDTTVLKITYTSQTENYQLNASNLVRFAHLRELRLQSVKPHMLSFDIDVTLPVERLHLESLDLLKSELPNVIDRTVPTMADLGLGPSATANDQHSASAYEIVDHSMEIVTNGESDESSNALIETFELEIVPYEVYKRDLASTNNISFYGWTNLTSLAIHDCQLESLHPDFLYGLEKLQRLSLQHNNLKVLPAFAFYGAPNIRVLSLANNRLLEVSYYSLAGLLELQVLDLSANNISKVSELTFPPFPRLAKLDLRQNPIDYVFDNSFVIANMTRSLFIGSDTVGLKVATRKPFQGLAQMELLEIRNLHQPTLTQYLFRGLSALRTLRLLEGNISFIEYDSFAEMKNLTELSAAHCAIEAISMDAFFGVKRLRTIDISFNRLTELPVGLFDELLQLVELYLQGNRLTQLPTDFFRRLAPSVVLVRLTDNPWQCSCSMVQWRQAITNRMKISNVSVTGVSSSSYIYSNKLTPRCSEPLHKIQNRGIYYVIRKNLACHTEDSKYAKMALRISELNRRKQLMLLEKRAATQRTLLHHSHDVVQQPKPSFANPIPHNPLVGREFDSKKEHPYQRPIAVVPKSMLFEQKRRRLQQKLREKQAKPEPRDAQEPQLPQHRVSSNDLEY; this is translated from the exons ATGATACTACAGAACGGTACCAGGCAGATGGTGATCatctcgctctttctcctAATCAACACA CTCTACGACGCAACAGCAGCCCTTGAGCAGCCGTTCGCATTGCTGGACTGTCCACCGGAATGCTTGTGCGAACGAATCCAGGATCCACCAGTG GAATTAACGAGCAATGAACAGAACATCCCGGAAGTCGGTTCAGATGAAGAGGGAGTTAATATGGCCGTCCATGCTCTGTGCATGGTTGGCCAAGGATCCGCATTTGTGAAGATAGAAGATTTGCTTTCGTTGGATACAACCGTGTTGAAGATCACCTATACCTCACAAACGGAGAACTACCAGT TGAATGCCTCGAACCTGGTCCGGTTCGCCCATCTACGAGAACTGCGCCTCCAATCGGTGAAACCACACATGCTAAGCTTCGACATTGATGTCACACTTCCGGTCGAAAGGCTTCATTTGGAGTCGTTGGACCTACTTAAAAGCGAACTGCCCAACGTTATCGATCGAACCGTACCGACCATGGCGGATCTAGGGTTGGGGCCATCGGCTACTGCCAACGATCAGCATTCCGCTAGCGCATACGAGATCGTCGACCATAGCATGGAGATTGTCACCAACGGGGAGTCTGATGAGAGCTCAAATGCCCTTATCGAAACATTCGAACTCGAGATCGTTCCGTATGAGGTGTATAAGCGTGATCTggccagcaccaacaacataTCGTTCTACGGCTGGACCAATCTAACCAGCCTAGCCATACACGATTGCCAGCTCGAATCACTACATCCCGACTTCCTGTACGGACTCGAGAAACTCCAACGGCTTTCGCTCCAGCACAACAACCTGAAGGTGCTGCCGGCATTCGCTTTCTATGGCGCTCCAAATATCCGCGTTCTATCGCTCGCCAACAACCGATTGCTGGAGGTCAGCTACTATTCGCTGGCCGGACTACTCGAGCTCCAGGTGTTGGATCTTTCAGCGAACAACATTTCCAAAGTCTCGGAGCTTacctttccaccatttccgcGCCTGGCTAAGCTGGATCTGCGCCAGAATCCAATCGATTACGTCTTCGACAACTCGTTCGTGATTGCCAATATGACCCGCTCGCTGTTCATCGGTAGCGACACGGTCGGATTGAAGGTGGCCACTAGGAAACCCTTCCAAGGTCTCGCTCAGATGGAACTCCTCGAGATTCGAAATTTGCACCAGCCAACCTTGACTCAGTATCTGTTTCGTGGTTTGAGTGCGCTTCGCACACTTCGATTGTTGGAAGGAAACATTTCCTTCATCGAGTATGATAGTTTTGCCGAGATGAAAAACCTCACCGAATTGTCCGCCGCTCACTGTGCGATCGAGGCCATCTCGATGGATGCGTTCTTTGGCGTCAAGCGGTTACGTACGATCGATATTTCCTTCAACCGGCTTACCGAGCTTCCGGTCGGCCTGTTCGATGAGCTACTTCAGCTGGTGGAATTGTACCTGCAGGGCAATCGCTTAACGCAGTTGCCGACAGACTTTTTCCGTCGGCTTGCTCCATCCGTCGTGCTGGTTAGATTAACCGACAATCCGTGGCAGTGCAGTTGCTCGATGGTCCAATGGCGTCAAGCCATCACCAATCGAATGAAGATTTCCAACGTTTCAGTTACAGgagtcagcagcagttctTACATCTACAGCAATAAACTAACGCCACGCTGCAGCGAACCGTTGCACAAGATCCAGAACCGTGGTATCTATTACGTTATTCGCAAAAATCTTGCCTGCCATACCGAGGACAGTAAGTACGCCAAGATGGCTCTACGCATCAGTGAGCTGAACCGTCGTAAGCAGCTTATGCTGTTGGAGAAGCGTGCTGCCACACAACGCACCCTGCTGCATCACTCCCATGACGTCGTACAGCAACCGAAACCTTCCTTTGCCAATCCGATCCCGCATAATCCGCTGGTCGGCCGTGAGTTCGACTCAAAAAAAGAGCACCCTTATCAGCGGCCCATCGCAGTAGTTCCTAAGTCCATGCTCTTCGAACAGAAACGACGGCGATTGCAACAGAAGCTGCGCGAAAAACAGGCCAAACCGGAGCCACGTGATGCGCAAGAGCCGCAGCTGCCACAGCATCGTGTTAGTAGCAACGACCTAGAGTACTAA